Proteins encoded together in one bacterium window:
- a CDS encoding VOC family protein, with protein sequence MPDIATHPAGTFCYAELASTDPTASGEFYTALFGWGRNDQDMGAYGIYTQFLLRDRVVAAQFRLPDDQPVPTHWCQYVSVPDADATTRQAVDLGAEILMGPLDVMDYGRMTILNDPQGAKINLWQPRANIGVGVLDEPGAMCWNELMSPDPAASTGFYGALFGWGTESMDLGEMGTYTVWTRGAEERAGGGMVAITAAMKDVPPNWLIYFQVADPAAVAARAGELGGAVVVPPTDIPGAGRFAVLSDPAGGVFGIYLSRR encoded by the coding sequence ATGCCGGACATCGCCACCCATCCCGCCGGCACCTTCTGCTACGCCGAACTGGCCAGCACCGACCCGACGGCCTCGGGCGAATTCTACACCGCCCTGTTCGGCTGGGGCCGCAACGACCAGGACATGGGCGCCTATGGCATCTACACCCAGTTCCTGCTGCGCGACCGGGTCGTCGCCGCCCAGTTCCGCCTGCCGGACGACCAGCCCGTGCCCACCCACTGGTGCCAGTACGTCTCGGTGCCGGACGCCGATGCGACCACACGGCAGGCGGTCGACCTCGGCGCCGAGATCCTCATGGGGCCGCTGGACGTAATGGACTACGGCCGCATGACCATCCTCAACGATCCGCAGGGAGCCAAGATCAACCTCTGGCAGCCCCGCGCCAACATCGGCGTGGGCGTGCTCGACGAGCCGGGCGCCATGTGCTGGAACGAGCTGATGTCCCCGGACCCGGCCGCCTCGACGGGCTTCTACGGCGCCCTCTTCGGCTGGGGCACCGAGAGCATGGACCTGGGGGAGATGGGCACCTACACCGTCTGGACCCGCGGCGCCGAGGAGCGCGCGGGCGGCGGCATGGTGGCGATCACCGCGGCCATGAAGGACGTGCCGCCCAACTGGCTCATCTACTTCCAGGTCGCCGATCCGGCGGCCGTCGCCGCCCGGGCGGGCGAGCTCGGCGGAGCCGTCGTCGTGCCGCCGACCGACATCCCGGGGGCGGGACGGTTCGCCGTCCTGTCCGATCCGGCGGGCGGCGTGTTCGGCATCTACCTGTCGCGGCGTTGA
- a CDS encoding putative selenate ABC transporter substrate-binding protein encodes MILAVAGCGGGEKQSTTEAAPVLKFTAIPDQNTTELAQRFAPLATYLSGQLGVPVEYVPARDYQASVEMFRNGDIQFAWYGGLTGVQARAAVPGARAIAQGDADPHYYSYFIANASTGLEASDDFPLGIGAHTFTFGSESSTSGRLMPEFFIRQASGKAPADFFQEPFGFSGSHDKTCEMVEAGRFAVGVVNYKVYDRRVADGTTDPAVCKVIWRTPEYADYNFTAHPDLETTFGAGFTDKLQQALVGITDPQLLAALPRDKLIPARNEEFDGIAAVARDLGMLR; translated from the coding sequence CTGATCCTGGCGGTCGCCGGCTGCGGCGGCGGCGAGAAGCAGTCCACCACCGAGGCCGCGCCCGTGCTGAAGTTCACGGCCATCCCCGACCAGAACACCACCGAACTGGCCCAGCGCTTCGCGCCCCTCGCCACCTACCTGTCCGGCCAGCTGGGCGTGCCGGTCGAGTACGTGCCCGCCCGCGACTACCAGGCCTCGGTCGAGATGTTCCGCAACGGCGACATCCAGTTCGCCTGGTACGGCGGCCTGACCGGCGTGCAGGCCCGCGCGGCGGTGCCCGGCGCCCGGGCCATCGCCCAGGGCGATGCCGATCCCCACTACTACTCCTACTTCATCGCCAACGCGTCGACGGGCCTCGAGGCCTCCGACGACTTCCCGCTGGGCATCGGCGCCCACACCTTCACCTTCGGCTCGGAGAGCTCGACCTCGGGCCGTCTCATGCCGGAGTTCTTCATCCGCCAGGCCTCGGGCAAGGCCCCGGCCGATTTCTTCCAGGAGCCCTTCGGCTTCTCCGGCAGCCACGACAAGACCTGCGAGATGGTCGAGGCCGGACGCTTCGCCGTCGGCGTGGTGAACTACAAGGTCTACGACCGTCGCGTGGCCGACGGCACCACCGATCCCGCCGTGTGCAAGGTCATCTGGCGCACGCCCGAGTACGCCGACTACAACTTCACGGCCCATCCGGATCTGGAGACGACCTTCGGCGCCGGCTTCACCGACAAGCTGCAGCAGGCGCTGGTGGGCATCACCGACCCGCAGCTGCTCGCGGCGCTGCCCCGCGACAAGCTCATCCCGGCCCGCAACGAGGAGTTCGACGGCATCGCCGCCGTCGCCCGCGACCTCGGCATGCTGCGCTAG
- a CDS encoding phosphonate ABC transporter ATP-binding protein, which yields MDAPVARGGFRLENVTVRYAEVPALDDVSLDVAPGERVALIGPSGAGKTTLLRLLNGGAVPAHGRVLVDAGDLATLRGDTLRRHRADVGFVHQDLRLVPNLRVSQNVLAGRLGRVGFAGALRLLLRPDGAARERVHALLERVGVGEYMFQRVDRLSGGQAQRVAIARALFQDPLLLLADEPVASVDPARAENLLALLSELGREHGLTVVVSLHNPDLARRHFDRLVGLRAGRVVFDAPGAAVDADRLDDLYRLERDHEL from the coding sequence ATGGACGCACCGGTGGCCAGGGGCGGCTTCCGCCTCGAGAACGTGACGGTGCGCTACGCCGAAGTGCCCGCCCTGGACGACGTCTCCCTGGACGTCGCCCCGGGCGAGCGCGTGGCCCTGATCGGGCCCAGCGGGGCGGGCAAGACCACGCTGCTCCGTCTGCTGAACGGCGGCGCGGTGCCGGCGCACGGCCGCGTTCTCGTCGATGCCGGCGACCTGGCCACCCTGCGGGGCGACACCCTGCGCCGCCACCGGGCCGACGTGGGCTTCGTGCACCAGGACCTGCGTCTGGTGCCGAACCTGCGCGTCTCCCAGAACGTGCTGGCCGGACGCCTCGGCCGGGTCGGCTTCGCCGGTGCGCTGCGCCTGCTGCTGCGCCCGGACGGCGCCGCCCGCGAGCGCGTGCACGCCCTCCTCGAACGGGTCGGCGTGGGCGAGTACATGTTCCAGCGGGTCGATCGCCTCTCCGGCGGCCAGGCCCAGCGCGTGGCCATCGCCCGCGCCCTCTTCCAGGATCCGCTCCTGCTGCTGGCCGACGAACCGGTGGCCAGCGTCGACCCCGCGCGGGCCGAGAACCTGCTGGCCCTGCTGAGCGAACTCGGCCGCGAGCACGGCCTGACGGTCGTGGTCAGCCTCCACAATCCCGACCTGGCCCGCCGCCACTTCGACCGCCTGGTCGGCCTGCGCGCCGGGCGGGTCGTGTTCGACGCCCCGGGCGCCGCCGTCGACGCCGACCGGCTCGACGATCTCTACCGGCTGGAGCGCGACCATGAGCTTTGA
- a CDS encoding ABC transporter permease subunit codes for MSFERRLEPRGGSARRDGPGSRLGSFATGGLILAALVLAALWSAWRLQLDPADLLPDRGGLRLAGEFFGRALRPALHFQSDWGAAGGDSLLRQALRAAGATVVFAATALSVAVVGGFVLGFLGSTRLMGRRLAPVVAVVRVLANVLRSVHELIWAVLLLAALGHGPGVAVAAIALPYTGVLAKIFGELIDETPTDAADALGLAGAPPAARFAVGILPRALPDMLAYTFYRFECALRSSAVLGFFGFPTLGYHLAASFENLYYGEVWTYLYVLLVLVLVVDWWSGRLRRELVS; via the coding sequence ATGAGCTTTGAACGGCGTCTGGAGCCCCGGGGGGGCTCCGCGCGGCGTGACGGGCCGGGGTCGCGCCTGGGGTCCTTCGCCACGGGGGGCCTGATCCTCGCGGCCCTCGTGCTCGCCGCCCTGTGGTCGGCGTGGCGCCTCCAGCTCGATCCCGCCGATCTCCTGCCCGATCGCGGCGGCCTGCGCCTGGCCGGCGAGTTCTTCGGCCGGGCCCTGCGTCCGGCGCTCCACTTCCAGAGCGACTGGGGCGCGGCGGGCGGCGACTCGCTGCTGCGCCAGGCCCTGCGGGCGGCGGGTGCCACGGTGGTCTTCGCCGCCACCGCCCTGTCGGTGGCCGTGGTGGGCGGCTTCGTCCTCGGTTTCCTCGGTTCGACGCGCCTTATGGGACGCCGCCTGGCGCCCGTCGTGGCCGTGGTGCGCGTGCTGGCCAACGTGCTGCGCTCGGTGCACGAGCTCATCTGGGCGGTGCTCCTGCTGGCGGCCCTGGGCCACGGGCCGGGCGTCGCCGTGGCCGCCATCGCGCTGCCCTACACGGGGGTGCTGGCCAAGATCTTCGGCGAGCTCATCGACGAGACCCCGACCGACGCGGCCGACGCCCTGGGCCTGGCCGGCGCCCCGCCCGCCGCGCGCTTCGCCGTAGGGATCCTGCCCCGGGCCCTGCCCGACATGCTCGCCTACACGTTCTACCGCTTCGAGTGCGCCCTGCGCTCGTCGGCGGTGCTCGGCTTCTTCGGCTTCCCCACCCTCGGCTACCACCTGGCCGCCTCCTTCGAGAACCTCTACTACGGCGAGGTGTGGACGTACCTGTACGTGCTGCTCGTGCTCGTGCTCGTGGTCGACTGGTGGAGCGGGCGTCTGCGGCGGGAGCTCGTCTCGTGA
- a CDS encoding ABC transporter permease subunit, protein MRAAAGSRRGTVARLHRARPRRPFVRVSVGALLLIVVVSWLAGGFDPGHGLSERQQANATRFLGELRPWPLQQPDAPAGLGERLGVASAWAGELWRDRGRDAAVRTLAMSIVAIVLAGGAGALLSLGAARNFAAPQPFLADGRSPARTARLAWRGVVAVTRGLLTGLRSLPEYVWAFLLLSLLGPTAWPLVLALALHNAGILGKLGADVVENVDAPAPAALRGLGAGRLAIAFAALVPLSLPRFLLFFFYRWETCVREATVLGMLGIGSLGFWIVDARARTASDEMFFFVVCGIGLVFVGDLVSGVVRHLLRRA, encoded by the coding sequence GTGAGGGCGGCCGCCGGCAGCCGGCGCGGCACGGTGGCGCGCCTGCACCGGGCGCGGCCGCGACGTCCGTTCGTGCGGGTGAGCGTGGGGGCGCTGCTCCTGATCGTCGTCGTCAGCTGGCTGGCGGGGGGCTTCGATCCCGGGCATGGCTTGAGCGAGCGCCAGCAGGCCAACGCGACCCGTTTCCTCGGCGAGCTGCGGCCGTGGCCGCTGCAGCAGCCGGATGCCCCTGCGGGTCTGGGCGAACGGCTCGGTGTCGCATCGGCCTGGGCCGGGGAGCTGTGGCGCGACCGCGGCCGGGACGCGGCCGTCCGCACCCTGGCCATGAGCATCGTCGCCATCGTGCTGGCGGGCGGCGCCGGCGCCCTGCTCAGTCTCGGCGCGGCCCGCAACTTCGCCGCGCCGCAGCCCTTCCTGGCCGACGGCCGTTCGCCGGCGCGCACCGCGCGGCTGGCCTGGCGCGGGGTCGTCGCCGTGACGCGCGGCCTCCTGACCGGCCTGCGCTCGCTGCCGGAGTACGTGTGGGCGTTCCTGCTCCTGTCCCTGCTCGGCCCCACCGCCTGGCCCCTGGTCCTGGCCCTCGCCCTGCACAACGCCGGTATCCTGGGCAAGCTGGGGGCCGACGTCGTCGAGAACGTCGACGCCCCGGCCCCGGCCGCCCTGCGCGGCCTCGGCGCCGGCCGGCTGGCCATCGCCTTCGCCGCGCTGGTGCCCCTGTCGCTGCCGCGCTTCCTGCTCTTCTTCTTCTACCGCTGGGAAACCTGCGTGCGCGAGGCGACGGTGCTCGGCATGCTCGGCATCGGGTCGCTCGGCTTCTGGATCGTCGACGCCCGGGCGCGCACCGCCTCCGACGAGATGTTCTTCTTCGTCGTGTGCGGCATCGGGCTGGTCTTCGTGGGGGATCTGGTCTCGGGCGTGGTGCGGCACCTGCTCCGGCGGGCCTGA
- a CDS encoding lamin tail domain-containing protein — protein MMSKLTLIVLLCLACGATAAVGQTTDLLLSEYVEGSGNNKALEIYNGTEDVINLGGYTIERFSNGATTSTSIALDAVDLGPGDAFVIVNTLSDAGLLALGDQANANINFNGDDAVVLMFGGTVVIDSFGRVGEDPGSFWSCSEGDTANHTLRRLSSICSGDTTPDDPFDPCDEWTFAPVDTFSGLGNHIADCGAVSDDLYRSWGSLKADFR, from the coding sequence ATGATGTCCAAGCTCACGCTGATCGTTCTTCTCTGCCTGGCCTGCGGCGCCACCGCGGCCGTCGGGCAGACGACCGACCTCCTGCTCTCCGAGTACGTGGAGGGTTCGGGGAACAACAAGGCGCTCGAGATCTACAACGGCACCGAGGACGTCATCAACCTCGGCGGCTACACGATCGAGCGCTTCTCCAACGGGGCGACGACGTCCACGTCCATCGCCCTCGACGCGGTCGATCTCGGCCCCGGCGATGCGTTCGTCATCGTCAACACCCTCTCCGACGCCGGGCTGCTCGCCCTCGGCGACCAGGCCAACGCCAACATCAACTTCAACGGCGACGACGCCGTGGTGCTCATGTTCGGCGGCACCGTCGTCATCGACAGCTTCGGCCGCGTGGGCGAAGACCCGGGCAGCTTCTGGAGCTGCAGCGAAGGCGACACGGCGAACCACACCCTGCGCCGCCTGAGCAGCATCTGCAGCGGCGACACCACGCCCGACGACCCCTTCGATCCCTGCGACGAGTGGACCTTCGCGCCGGTCGACACCTTCAGCGGACTCGGCAACCACATCGCCGACTGCGGCGCGGTGTCCGACGACCTGTATCGCAGCTGGGGTTCCCTCAAGGCGGACTTCCGCTAG
- a CDS encoding amidohydrolase family protein, whose amino-acid sequence MSRMLLKNATVLDYFPVAMDAAAAPRVEVTDLRVAGERIVERGPGLAAGPDEEVLELADVTVMPGNINAHGHLYMSLAAGMPQPAVPLTTYTDILTEVWWKLDRALDAQAVRLSALAGAWDAVRCGTTLVFDHHASMSAVGGALDRIEESLGEVGLRGCLCYEVTDRGGKGQRDMALQENERYLQKLLDAPRAEGVPRFRGLVGAHASFTLEERTLELLAGLCSRMDAGLHIHLAEGTTDREVSHDRGWRDPLDRLAAFGLVRPGSVFAHGVDLSPLDMQLLEEKGVWLVHCGRSNMTNGVGRAPIDRFPANCAVGTDGLDNNLWGELRTSYFRGNEGGRGPMGFDGAARFWLGNYRLAREIFGEPFGSLDRGAPADFVILENFQKTPLTADTWLNHLLFDFHPWDIHTVVVGGRAVYRAGDAPPVEARLLQDTAARLWKAMGWRN is encoded by the coding sequence GTGAGCCGCATGCTCCTGAAGAACGCCACCGTCCTGGACTATTTTCCCGTCGCCATGGACGCCGCGGCCGCCCCCCGCGTCGAGGTCACCGACCTGCGGGTGGCCGGCGAGCGCATCGTCGAGCGCGGCCCCGGCCTGGCCGCCGGCCCGGACGAAGAGGTGCTCGAACTGGCCGACGTGACGGTGATGCCGGGCAACATCAACGCCCATGGGCACCTCTACATGAGCCTGGCGGCGGGCATGCCCCAGCCCGCGGTGCCCCTGACCACCTACACCGACATCCTGACCGAGGTCTGGTGGAAGCTCGACCGGGCGCTCGACGCCCAGGCGGTGCGCCTGAGCGCCCTGGCGGGCGCCTGGGACGCCGTGCGCTGCGGGACCACGCTGGTCTTCGACCACCACGCGAGCATGTCGGCCGTCGGCGGCGCCCTCGACCGCATCGAGGAGAGCCTCGGCGAGGTCGGCCTGCGCGGTTGCCTCTGCTACGAGGTCACCGACCGCGGCGGCAAGGGCCAGCGCGACATGGCCCTGCAGGAGAACGAGCGCTACCTGCAGAAGCTGCTCGACGCCCCCCGCGCCGAGGGCGTGCCCCGCTTCCGCGGCCTGGTCGGCGCCCACGCCAGCTTCACCCTCGAGGAACGCACCCTCGAACTGCTCGCCGGCCTGTGCAGCCGCATGGACGCGGGCCTGCACATCCACCTGGCCGAAGGCACCACCGACCGCGAAGTGAGCCACGACCGCGGCTGGCGCGACCCCCTCGATCGGCTGGCCGCCTTCGGTCTGGTGCGTCCGGGCAGCGTCTTCGCCCACGGCGTCGACCTGAGTCCCCTGGACATGCAGCTGCTCGAGGAGAAGGGCGTCTGGCTGGTGCACTGCGGGCGCTCGAACATGACCAACGGGGTGGGCCGCGCGCCCATCGACCGCTTTCCGGCGAACTGCGCCGTGGGCACCGACGGCCTGGACAACAACCTCTGGGGCGAGCTGCGCACGAGCTACTTCCGGGGCAACGAGGGCGGCCGCGGCCCCATGGGCTTCGACGGCGCCGCCCGCTTCTGGCTGGGCAACTACCGCCTGGCCCGCGAGATCTTCGGCGAACCCTTCGGCAGCCTCGACCGCGGGGCGCCCGCCGACTTCGTCATCCTGGAGAACTTCCAGAAGACGCCGCTGACGGCCGACACCTGGCTGAACCACCTGCTCTTCGACTTCCACCCGTGGGACATCCACACGGTCGTGGTCGGGGGCCGGGCCGTGTACCGGGCCGGCGACGCCCCGCCCGTGGAGGCGCGGTTGCTGCAGGACACCGCCGCCCGCCTCTGGAAAGCCATGGGCTGGCGGAACTGA
- a CDS encoding thermonuclease family protein — MTIRTLSLAPRRGIVPAACLLAIAIAIAAASNAHAAEDRAQSRPHGERVSVDPGLVEVGDGDTVTIRWPDGDVERVRILGIDTPEVAHPQWGQPHDQLLGPEAAAFGAGAFAAAERIELLRAAETDPYGRTLGYVFLNGKNYSVLLIRGGFAVETVNHYGDNGLPDEAAAVLAAAAVAPPVPFDEPYRYRRRLRDIRAWHEAREAGRAAPADSAGP; from the coding sequence ATGACCATCCGCACCCTGTCGCTCGCGCCCCGTCGCGGCATCGTCCCGGCGGCCTGCCTGCTGGCGATCGCCATCGCGATCGCGGCCGCCTCGAACGCCCACGCCGCCGAGGACCGTGCCCAGTCGCGCCCCCACGGCGAGCGCGTGTCCGTCGATCCCGGACTCGTCGAAGTCGGTGACGGCGACACCGTCACCATCCGCTGGCCCGACGGCGACGTCGAGCGCGTGCGCATCCTCGGCATCGACACGCCCGAGGTGGCCCACCCCCAGTGGGGACAGCCCCACGACCAACTGCTCGGACCCGAGGCCGCCGCCTTCGGGGCCGGGGCCTTCGCCGCCGCCGAACGGATCGAACTGCTGCGGGCGGCCGAGACCGATCCCTACGGCCGCACCCTGGGCTACGTCTTCCTGAACGGGAAGAACTACTCGGTGCTGCTGATCCGGGGAGGCTTCGCCGTGGAGACGGTGAACCACTATGGCGACAACGGACTGCCCGACGAGGCGGCTGCCGTGCTCGCGGCCGCGGCCGTGGCGCCGCCGGTGCCCTTCGACGAGCCCTACCGCTACCGACGCCGCCTGCGCGACATCCGTGCCTGGCACGAGGCCCGCGAAGCCGGGCGCGCGGCCCCCGCCGACAGCGCCGGCCCCTGA
- a CDS encoding DUF4340 domain-containing protein, which yields MIKTKNLVILGIVLVVLLGVNLAQRSGHRQETSRSSVVELLPAGVTAEQLTRITLGQGDDDEAVVLEKDPEGWVVASAWGAAANPERVEGLVRNLQGLTGEFRSDSAAVLPDYLLDERAVRVRCLDAAGATVLALDVGGKPERFPGNFVRRPGSDAVYVSQKNVLSQLGIYGEPEKPGNRYFLELQAVQLDRNDVDRLVVTGSDFAWDLSKEFAVVPPAADAPDSVQAAPEVDRLTWEWRATAGDGPALAKTKVDAVLNSLAVIRATDLVDPAADPATYGLDAPGRRAELHLQDGTTVTLRFGADREAVEGAPAGTFMQREGDPTVWVVTEYAMANIFKPLAELQAE from the coding sequence ATGATCAAGACCAAGAACCTGGTGATCCTGGGCATCGTCCTGGTGGTGCTGCTCGGGGTCAACCTGGCCCAGCGCTCGGGACACCGGCAGGAGACGAGCCGCTCGTCGGTGGTCGAGTTGCTGCCCGCCGGCGTCACGGCCGAGCAGCTGACCCGCATCACCCTCGGCCAGGGCGACGACGACGAGGCCGTCGTGCTCGAGAAGGATCCCGAGGGATGGGTCGTGGCCAGCGCCTGGGGCGCCGCCGCCAACCCCGAACGCGTCGAGGGCCTGGTGCGCAACCTGCAGGGCCTGACCGGCGAGTTCCGCTCGGACAGCGCCGCGGTGCTGCCCGACTACCTGCTGGACGAGCGCGCGGTCCGGGTGCGCTGCCTGGATGCCGCCGGAGCGACCGTGCTGGCCCTGGACGTGGGCGGCAAACCCGAGCGCTTCCCGGGCAACTTCGTGCGCCGGCCCGGCAGCGACGCGGTGTACGTGAGCCAGAAGAACGTCCTGTCGCAGCTGGGCATCTACGGCGAGCCGGAGAAGCCGGGCAACCGCTACTTCCTCGAGCTGCAGGCCGTGCAGCTCGACCGGAACGACGTGGACCGCCTGGTCGTCACCGGATCCGACTTCGCCTGGGACCTGAGCAAGGAGTTCGCCGTGGTGCCGCCGGCGGCGGACGCGCCGGACTCCGTGCAGGCCGCGCCCGAGGTCGACCGACTGACCTGGGAGTGGCGCGCCACCGCGGGCGACGGGCCGGCCCTGGCCAAGACGAAGGTCGACGCCGTGCTGAATTCGCTGGCCGTCATCCGGGCCACCGACCTGGTGGATCCGGCGGCTGACCCGGCGACCTACGGGCTCGACGCGCCCGGGCGGCGGGCCGAGCTCCACCTGCAGGACGGCACGACGGTGACGCTGCGTTTCGGCGCCGACCGCGAGGCCGTCGAAGGGGCTCCGGCGGGCACGTTCATGCAGCGCGAGGGCGATCCGACCGTGTGGGTCGTCACCGAGTACGCCATGGCGAACATCTTCAAGCCCCTGGCGGAGCTGCAGGCCGAGTAG